The Tamandua tetradactyla isolate mTamTet1 chromosome 18, mTamTet1.pri, whole genome shotgun sequence genome contains a region encoding:
- the HSBP1L1 gene encoding heat shock factor-binding protein 1-like protein 1: MEEARSADEAALRDAAENLFQELQEHFQALTATLNVKMEEMGNRIDELEKNVSDLMVQAGIENSTIEQMVRS, encoded by the exons ATGGAGGAGGCGCGCAGCGCCGATGAGGCCGCTCTCCGGGACGCC GCAGAAAATCTATTTCAAGAACTTCAAGAACATTTTCAAGCTCTGACTGCAACATTAAACGTCAAAA TGGAAGAAATGGGAAACCGTATTGATGAGTTAGAGAAGAACGTCAGTGACTTAATGGTGCAGGCTGGGATTGAAAATTCTACTATAGAGCAAATGGTAAGATCTTAA